A region of Candidatus Schekmanbacteria bacterium DNA encodes the following proteins:
- a CDS encoding glycosyltransferase family 1 protein — protein sequence MKVAIVTHETFFPVKGGGTIRVLKIAESFKRRGHNVKIFAPYGSQYDGENEVEGGINFYGVCNIERFKTKNKEFAYLKYILKTSVRLVFEDYDFLMAHIAVAGISSIPARIFKLSPSLIDLDDIISGLSSFGFIKKVAPKIERMIPHFYDSVSCMSEALAEKVRETGKKNVFVVPHGVDLKLFKPSNEEERELGHFVFSGGIEAHDGVDIILRAVALLKEKYPFIKLSVIGDGSKLSECINLCKELGLSDNVVFTGWIDHREIPKYHRKASAGIICDRYMPATEIALVVRGVEYMGSGLPIIASDNKGNLELIDDGENGLIFEKENIKALAQKMEWVINNPKGAFEMGMKGRKIAENKYDWGKNAEEIVKRCESIYSDYKNKF from the coding sequence ATGAAGGTTGCAATAGTAACACATGAAACATTCTTTCCTGTGAAGGGAGGAGGCACAATCAGAGTTTTGAAGATTGCCGAATCTTTTAAAAGAAGAGGCCATAATGTTAAAATCTTTGCACCTTATGGAAGCCAATATGATGGAGAGAATGAGGTAGAAGGAGGCATAAACTTTTATGGAGTCTGCAATATTGAGAGATTTAAAACAAAGAATAAAGAGTTTGCTTATTTGAAATATATTTTAAAAACATCTGTCCGGCTTGTTTTTGAAGATTATGATTTTCTGATGGCTCATATCGCGGTTGCAGGAATTTCTTCTATCCCTGCCCGAATTTTTAAACTTTCGCCATCACTGATTGACTTGGATGATATTATATCAGGACTTTCTTCATTTGGATTTATAAAGAAGGTAGCGCCTAAAATTGAGCGAATGATTCCACACTTTTATGATTCTGTAAGCTGTATGTCAGAGGCATTGGCAGAAAAAGTGAGGGAAACAGGGAAGAAAAATGTTTTTGTTGTGCCTCATGGAGTTGATTTGAAATTGTTCAAACCTTCAAATGAAGAAGAAAGAGAATTAGGACATTTTGTCTTTTCAGGAGGAATTGAAGCGCATGATGGTGTTGATATTATTTTGCGGGCAGTGGCTTTATTGAAGGAAAAATATCCTTTTATAAAACTTTCTGTAATAGGCGATGGGAGTAAGCTATCCGAATGTATTAATCTTTGTAAGGAATTAGGTTTAAGTGATAATGTAGTTTTTACTGGCTGGATTGACCACAGGGAAATTCCCAAATACCATCGAAAGGCAAGTGCAGGCATTATTTGCGATAGATATATGCCTGCAACGGAAATCGCTCTTGTTGTAAGAGGAGTTGAGTATATGGGTTCAGGACTTCCAATTATTGCATCTGACAACAAAGGAAATTTAGAGCTCATTGATGATGGAGAAAATGGGTTGATATTTGAAAAGGAAAATATCAAAGCGCTTGCGCAAAAGATGGAATGGGTAATAAATAATCCTAAAGGAGCTTTCGAAATGGGGATGAAGGGGAGGAAGATAGCTGAAAATAAATATGATTGGGGCAAAAATGCGGAAGAAATAGTGAAGAGATGCGAGTCTATTTATTCAGATTATAAGAATAAATTTTGA